ACCATTTGTGCTTCATGGCGATTGAGTTCGAACAGGTTTCGCGGGTCTTTCTTCAGAATTTTTGCCAGTGCCTGACGGGCCGCTAACTGCACGCTTTGTGGCTGACTTTGAGAAAATGCCGGATTCCAGAGATAGAGAGTTGCAGCGGGATCACCGATCTCTCCCAGAACAACCGCTGCAATTTTACGGATATTTTCGCTGGGGGCACGGAGCGCGGCGATGAGAGGCTGGACGACCGGAGTGCCTAACTGCGAGAGTGCAAATACCAGCTCGTCGTTCGTAGTGGGGTCTTCATTTTTGCTCAATCGTTTCAAGATCGTGGGGGCGACAATGGCTCCTGCTGATTTTAATTCGATGATGGCGATCGTGCGTTTCGTGGCGTTACCCGAGAGGTCGTTGAGTAATCCATCAATGCGGGCAGGATCGGTGGCGTAGGCACGAAACGCGGCTTCCATTTTTTTCAGCAGCGTGACGGAGTCGGGTTGGAGTGTTTTGTTGTTTGCTAATGCGAGGAACGCGGCCGGGCCGTATTTATCCCGGAGTTTTAAAACGGTTTCATCGTCGATGTTGGCTTTGATGAGTTCTTCGAGAAAAGGCTTGGCTGAGGTTGCCTGGCCGAGGTCGTTGAGCTGGACGATAGCCTGCATCAATTGTTCCGGGGTTTCCGGTTTGGAGAGCAGCAGGTCGTCGGCGGATAGATTGCCGAGTGAAGTCGATTCCTGAGTCTTTGCAGGCGTATTTTCTTGTGACCAGGCGCAGATTGGCATGCTCACGGCAAAGAAAAATACCAGAGCGAAACCTGCCAGGATCCGGTTGTTTAAAGACATTCAGTCGACTCCGTGTCGTCTTGGTTGTCGGCTAATTCATTTGGGGGTCTATCCGATCACAGTCCCGACTCAACTCAGGTCTGCCTGACAGATAGAAGATCTCTCAATGAAATGGATAGAAACAGTTGTAATATACTATTCTTATCACCTTGCCCAAAACAACATAATTCAATTGTTCGTTTCAAGTCTTTTCAGAAATAAGATCTAAGGTGTCCGAATGGACATATTCTCCGCGGAAGTTTCTGTATCAATTATCATCGTTTCTAACGGCGATAACGGTTCAATCGAAGGAAGCGGATGGCTGTATCTTTCCCGCCCTCAACACATTAAAGCTCGCAAGAACCTGATAACTGTTATAACCAGACCGCGGTTTACTGGCCTTCTGAACATAGCATTCAGAAGGATCTTTTCCTGAGAGTCAGCGTCAGGATTGTTCTAAGGCAATCAGCTCTTCGTAGGTTTCCCGACGGCGAATGACTTGATAATTGCTGCCATCGACGAGGATCTCTGCGCTACGAGGACGGGCATTGTAATTACTGCTCATGACAGAGCCGTAAGCACCGGCGCTAAACATGCAGAGATAGTCGCCGCGCTCCATCGGGGGTAAATAACGGTCTTTTGCGAAATAATCACAGGATTCACAGACCGGACCAACTACATCGGCGGGCTCGCAGCCTTCGATTTCGCCTTCACAGTCAAAGGGCATAGGGACTGCTGGTTTGACGGGCCAGACGCGATGATACGAGTCATACATCGCCGGGCGAACCAGATCTGTCATGCCACCATCCTGGATATAAAACAGCTTCCCCCCTTCCCGTTTGGTGAAGACGATTTGACTGATGAGAACGCCGGAATTACCCGCGATAAAGCGGCCGGGCTCTAATGCCAGGCGACAGCCGATTTCTTTAATCGTGGGGACGATCACATCCGCGTAGGTCTGCGCAGAAGGGCCTTCGTCCGTTTTATAGCTGATTCCAAAACCTCCCCCGAGATTGAGCCAGTTGGTATTATGCCCTTTTTCTCTCAGTTGGGTGATGACTTCGGCCCCCTTCTTGACGGCTTTGGCATAGGGATCGGTGGAGAGAATCGGAGAACCGAGGTGCATGTGGATTCCGGTCAGTTCCAGTCGATCGTCTTTGAGGACTTTGTCTGCCAGTTCGGTGGCGCGCTCAATGTCCATGCCGAACTTGTTGCCTTTTTTACCGGTCGTTGTTTTGTGGTGAGTTTTGGCGTCGATGTCCGGGTTCAGACGTAGTGCGACGCGGCCGACGCAGCCAACTTCTTCGGCGATGGCAGCGATCGCGTCGAGTTCGGCTTCGCTTTCGACGTCGAACATGAGAATGTCTGCTTTTAAGGCCTGACGGATTTCGTCATCGGTTTTTCCAACACCGGCAAACACGACGCGCGAGGTATCGGCGCCGGCCTGCTGGACGCGAAACAGCTCTCCCCCGGAAACGACGTCAAAACTGCTGCCAGCATCGTTCATGGTTTTGAGAATGCTCAAATTTCCGTTGGCTTTGACGGAATAACAGATCACCGGATCGACTTCGGCAAAGGCATCCTGAATTTCTTTCAGGCGGCTCAAAAAGGCGGATTTCGAGTAAACCCAAAGCGGAGTGCCATATTCTTCTGCCAACTGGGAGACCGGAACGTCTTCACAGAACAGTTCGCCATTTTGATAATGAAACGTATTCATCGGGGAGCCTTTACGGTATGAACTTAAAACAATTTGCGCTGAAGATCAGGAATAAGCCGAACAAGGAACGCTTCTGTTTCGATACAAACAGGAGCGTTCCCGTGTCTTAGGTGCAGGCTTTATGTTTTGCCAGCAGTTCTGCGATCTGAACGGCATTGGTAGCAGCGCCTTTGCGGAGATTATCGCTGACACACCAGAAGCTGAGTCCATTCGGATGGGAAATATCACGACGGATACGACCGATGTAGACTTCGTCGCTGCCATCTGAGCTGGAGGGAAGCGGATACGAGAGGTTTTTCAGGTCATCCACGACGGTAATTCCCGGGAAGTTTTCGAATAACTCACGCGCTTCTTCGGGTGAGATGGGGCGTTCTGTCTCGACAGTAATCGTTTCACTGTGACAGTTCGCGACCGGAATTCGGACACAGGTCGGATTGATCTGAATGGTTTCATCTCCCAGGATCTTCCGGGTTTCGTAGACCATTTTCATTTCTTCGCTGGTGTAGCCGTCCTCTTTTTCACTGCCGATTTGTGGAATGGCGTTGAAGGCGATTGGATGAGGAAAGACCTGATAATCATGCTCTTTTCCTTCAAGATAGGCCTTGGAGCCTTCCAGTAGATCGCTGGTTCCGGCGACCCCTGCTCCGCTGGTGGCCTGGTACGTACTGACGATCACGCGTTTCACCGGAGAGGCGTCGTGCAGAGGCTTGAGGGCCATGACCATCTGGGTTGTGGAACAGTTCGGGCTGGCGATGATGCCTTTTGCTTCGAGTGCTGCTTCCGGATTGATTTCGGGAATGACGAGGGCCACTTCGGGTTTCATTCGCCAGTAGCCGGATTCATCAATCACAATCGCTCCTGCTTCGACGGCGGAAGGCAGAAATTCCGCAGCGACATCGTCGGGAGTGGACGCGATGACCAGCTCAACGCCAGCGAACGAATCTTTGGTCAATTCTTCAAGGGTGTACGTTTTTCCCTGGAATTCCAGTGTTTTACCAGCGGATCGGGCTGAGGCCAGAAATCGAAATTGTTTTGCCTGGAAGTTTCGGTCTTCCAGCAGTTTCCGCATGATGTGCCCGACGGCACCCGTGGCACCAATAATGGCGACAGTATCAAACACTTTAAAATCTCCAGAGAACTAAAAGGATAAAAGTCTTTTAACAGATTAACTTTAAGTCAATTACGACAAGGAATCTTACGATAACTTTCATTTATGAACCAGACGTTATAGCATGATCCCGCTTGGTACGACAGCCATTCGACTTAGGGGGTTCAAGAGTCGTGATTCTGAAGCCCCGTGTCGAATATCCCAGCTGAGCGAATCTCTGATTATATGGTGTGAAGATGAATTCGTCCAATCGGTCGGGGAACGCTTTGGGCACTGGTTGCTTTCTGAAGAACCTTTAGTCTGGAATCAGGCCGCTGGATCTCCGATAAAAGTCATAAAAATCGGCTTTTTAGTATCAAAATGCAAAATTCGGGAAGCGATGCTACTAGGGGCAAAACAGTGCTGATATACTCCACAGCAGACAGTAAGGAGAGTTCTTACAAAGTGGAATCCCCTGATTTTTTTAGAAGTTGAAAAGCGAACAGGTAATACAAACGATGAAAGTTTTAGTGATTGGTCAGGGGGGGCGTGAGCATGCTCTGGTCTGGAAGCTGGCCCAGTCAGATAGCGTCAGTCAGGTATTTTGTGCACCCGGCAATGCGGGAACGCAGTCAGAAGCGACCAATGTCGCCATCAGTGTCTCAGATATTCCCCAGATGGTAGCGTTCGCGAAAGAAGAATCGATTCGGCTGGCGGTAGTTGGTCCCGAAGTTCCTCTTGTGGCAGGGATGGCGGATGCATTGCGGGCTGAGGGCATTGCTGTGTTTGGCCCTTCCAAGGCAGCCGCGGAACTGGAAGGCAGCAAATCGTTTGCGAAGCAGATGATGTGGAAAGCCAATGTGCCCACCGCCAAGTCAGAAACGTTTTCCAATTTCGAAGCCGCAGAAGCCTATTTGGAAGAGCGTGAAGAACAGCCTCTGGTGATCAAAGCCGACGGCCTGGCCGCAGGAAAAGGGGTTTTGATCTGTGATACGAAACAAGAAGCCCTTGATGGCATCAAGTCTTTGATGAAAATTAAAGAGTTCGGTGACGCCGGGAAAACGGTGATTATTGAGGAAAAACTGATTGGTCAGGAAGTCAGTATTCTGGCAATCGTCAGTGGATCCACGATTATTCCGTTGGAAACTTCACAGGATCATAAGGCAGCGCATGACGGAGATAAAGGGCCGAATACCGGCGGCATGGGCGCTTACAGCCCTGCTCCCCTGGTCACAGACGCGCTGATGGATGAAATCATTGAAAAGATTCTGGTGCCGATGGTCAACGTGATGAAAATCGAAGACCGACCGTTTAACGGGGTGCTGTATGCCGGCCTGATGATTACCAATCAGGGGCCGAAAGTACTGGAGTTTAACGTGCGGTTTGGCGATCCGGAAGCGCAACCCGTGTTGATGCGACTCAAGACCGATCTGGCACAGTTGTTACTCGCGGCTGCAGAAGAACGCCTGGATGAAATTGAACCTTTGGAATGGGATGAACGGCCTACTGTCTGCGTGGTGATGGCATCAGAGGGTTATCCGGGAGACTATGAGAAAGGCAGAGTAATTCGTGGCTTGGGTGAAGCTGCTGAATTAGCAGACACCAAAGTATTTCATGCGGGAACGACCACCAAGGATGGTCAGGTAGTCACCGATGGCGGCAGGGTGCTGGGAGTGACGGCGATTGGCGATTCGATCAGCGATGCGAAACTCAAAGCCTATCAGGCGGTGAAATGCATTCGCTGGGATGGAGCCTGGTGTCGAAAGGATATTTCGGATAAGGCTCGTTGAGCCCTGTTTTCACTGCATATTTGAGTCAACGCCCTCATCGTAAATAGTACCATGCCTACAGAGATTCGAACCTGCTTACTGCCGTTGTTGTCAAAACCTGAAGACTATTCAGGCAGCGTGGCTGTGATTCTGGATATTTTGCGTGCCTCTTCCACCATCAGTTTTGCCCTCAATTCAGGGGCGACTTCGGTGATTCCCTGCGAAGAAATCGAGGAAGCACAGCAGGTGGCTAGCGAACTGAGACAAGCAACTGGCGAAGAGGTGCTGCTGGGCGGAGAGCGGATGGGCGTCATGATTGAAGGGTTCGACCTGGATAACTCCCCTGCCCGTTATCCGGCGGAGACGGTTGCCGGGAAACAGATTGTCTTTACCACCAGCAATGGAACACGGGCTCTGAAGCATGCCATCCAGGCGCGTCGGATTTTAATTGGTTCGTTTCTCTGTCTGGATGCGGTGGTGAACGAACTGAAAAACTCGGATGGTTTGATCTATCTGGTGTGTGCGGGAACGGATGGAAGTGTGACCGGAGAAGATTGTTTGTGTGCCGGTGCGATCGCAGCGGAATTGCAGGATCAGATCGGTCAGGAACTGGCGATGGACGATTCGACCCGGATTGTCGTCGACCATTATCGATCTCAAATTCAGCACGAAGAGGGAGTACTGATGGCGATCCGTGCCAGTCTGGGCGGTCGGAATCTGATTCGGCGTGGCTTTGAAGACGATATTCGATTATGTTCCGAGCGCGGCCTGATTTCCGCGGTACCGGAATATGATCACCAGTCAGAGACAATTACGTTAGCCGCTGGTGTTTGAGACCGATTCTGTTCCCTGATAATTGAAATCAATTCCTATTTTTAGAGTGTCTTTGAAAGACAAGATGGAAAGACCAGTTCAATGAAAAAAGAGATGGAGAAAATCGTTGCGTTGTGTAAACGGCGTGGGTTCGTATTTCAGTCTTCAGAGATCTATGGCGGACTTCAGGGGTTCTGGGATTATGGTCCGCTCGGGGTGGAACTGAAACGCAATGTCCGTGAAGCCTGGTGGTCGGATATGATTACCACGCACAACGAGTTGATCACACCCGAAGGCGCTCCGAAACCTTTTTCCATGACCGGGGTCGAAACGACGATTATCATGCATCCCAGCGTCTGGAAAAGTTCCGGGCACTTTGATCTGTTCCATGATTTTATGGTCGATTCCAAAGAATCAAAGGCCCGTTTTCGCGTGGACCATGTGTCTGTCGCCGTCGCGTATGCTTCTGACGAGACTCCGGTTGCCTGTGAGACCTACATGGCCGATATCGGAGAAGAAGGTCTTTCTAAAACCAAACGCAAGCGTCTGGAGAAGGCACTGGCAGAATATGAGAAAACGCAAGGTCTCACTCCCAGCGAATCGCCTGAGATTCGGGTCTGTAATCTGATGGATTACAGTAAGATGCTCGTAGAGGCTGAGATCCCCGCGACCGGAAAGCTGGAGCCCCGCTGCCCGGATACAGGCGGAGAGCTGACGGAGCCGCGTGAATTCAACCTGATGTTCAAGACGATCATTGGTGCCTTGTCGGGCGAAGAAGGGACCGCGTTTTTGCGACCGGAAACCGCACAGGGAATGTTCGTGAACTTTAAGAATGTCGTTGACAGCGGACGTGTGAAGTTTCCGTTTGGGGTTGCCCAGATCGGAAAAAGTTTCCGTAATGAAATTACGCCACGAAACTATACGTTCCGTTCGCGTGAATTCGAACAGATGGAGATGGAATTTTTCTGTCATCCGGATGAATCGTTCGAATGGTACAAGTATTGGCGTGACCGCCGGTATGCCTGGTATATCAAGCACGGGATTGACCCAGGCAACCTGATTCTGCGCGACCATACACCCGAGGAGCTGGCTCACTATTCGGTGGGAACAGCCGACGTGGAGTATGCATTCCCCTTTATGGAAGAAAATGAGTACGGAGAACTCGAAGGGATTGCACATCGTGGCGATTTCGATTTGCGTTCGCATATGGAAGGGAAACTGATTCGCGAAGGCGATCAGCTCGTGGTCGAAAAGAACGAACACGGACAGCCGAAGTACAAAGGGAGCGGAAAAGATCTGACTTACTTTGATGATCAGACGCGCGAACGATTTGTGCCGCATGTCATCGAACCGGCTGCGGGAGCTGACCGGGCGACACTGGCGTTTCTGTGCGAAGCGTATTACGAAGACGAGCAGCCTGATGAAAAAGGCAAGATGCAGACACGGACCGTAATGCGGTTTCATCCGAAGCTGGCGCCTGTCAAAGCGGCTGTCTTCCCCTTGATCAAAAAAGCGGGAATGCCCGAAGTGGCTGCTTCAATTTATGGAAAACTGCGTGCAGCAGGTATTCAGGCCGTGTATGATCAACAGGGAGCCATCGGTCGCCGCTATCGTCGCCAGGATGAGATTGGAACGCCGTACTGTCTGACAGTCGATGGGGAGACCGAACAGGATAACTGTGTGACCTTGCGAGATCGGGACTCGCTGGAGCAAGTTCGTATTCCTGTCGGTGATGTTGTTGCCGAGATTCAAAAACGGATTCATGGTTAAGTAAATTGATTCGCCCATTGATCTGGGATATCAGCTGAAAAAAAGGGGAGCCGTTCATGGCCAATGATAAAATGGACCGCCGCGTTTTTGGAAAATACCTGGCTGGCAGTACGGCTGCATTTGTGGCCGGTGCGAATGGGGCGTCGGCAAAAGAACCCGTCGTTGATGCTATCACGCGGCCCTCCAATACGATGCTGCTGGATGGGGGTGGTCAATCGGTCTGGAATTCAACCGCGCAGCATGTGCGAACCAGCGGCTGGATTTCGCCGGACGGCAAAGTCTTTCATGAAGCGGCGCGGAACATTCCCATTGTCGAAGAGGATGAAGTCATCGTCTGTGGCGGCGGCCCTGCCGGATTTGCGGCGGCGTTGGCTTCTGCTCGGAGCGGCGCGAAAACCAGACTGCTGGAAGTGAATGGCTGTGTGGGCGGCGTCTGGACGGCCGGTGCGTTGACACTGATTATCGATGCACAGAATAAGCCGGGCATTATGCGCGAGATTCTGCAAAAGTTGGATGATCGCGGCGCCAGCAATACTCTGTCGAATGGTTCTGTCGCCTATGACACCGAGAAAACGAAGCTGCTGCTGGAAGATCTGCTGTTGGAAGCGGGTGTGAAAATTCAGCTGCATACGCGTGTGGTTGGTGCGGTGACGGATATTAACAATCGCTTGTCCGTGATCGTGACCGAATCAAAATCGGGCCGACAGGCCTGGCGGGCGAAGTCGTTTATTGATTGTTCCGGCGATGGCGATCTGGCGGCGCAGGCCGGCTGCGGTTATGAATTTGGTCAGCCGGGAACCGGTTTGACTCAGCCAATGAGTCTGATGGTCTTGCTCACAGGAGTCACGACTGACGGCATTGCACGGTTCGTTCGTGGCGATGCTGAGCCTCGCAAACTGGGGAATCCGAAAAAGAATCTACTAGCCGAATTTCAGCGTGCGGGTGTCGATCCTTCTTATGGTGGTCCTACGATCTTTCGCGTCCGGGACGGGCTGTATGCGATGATGGCCAATCATGAATATGGGACACTCGCCATTGATGCGGCGCATGTGACGGACGCAACGCTGCAGGCACGCCGTGAAGTTCACAAGCTGGTCAACAGTCTGAAAACACTGGGCGATCCTTGGACGAATCTGGAGATTATCGCGACCGCCGAGCAGATCGGAACGCGGGAAGGCCGCCGGATTCTGGGACGCTATCATGTGACTGCCGAGGATTTAAAGAAAGGGGCTCGTTTTGACGATGCGATTTGCCATGTCCGATTTGGAATCGACGTGCATTCAACCAATCCCGGCAAGACGAAGGCGATTGAAAAGAAACCGTTCAAATCGAAGCCTTATGATATTCCCCTGCGGGCTCTGATTGCCCGGGATGTGACCGGGTTGATGATGGCCGGGCGTTGTATCAGCGGCGATTTCATTGCACACAGCAGTTACCGGGTCACTGGAAATGCGGTGGCGATGGGAGAGGCGGCTGGTGTGGCATCCGCGGTTGCTGCTTCCACCGGGAAACTGCCTCACGAGGTCCCCTTCTCTGATGTTTCGAAACAACTGGCGCAGCTTCGTTCTGAGAAGAAGACACAGCAGGTCAAGAGCTAGACTGTGTCCAGCTTTACTGTAGCGTCTCCAAGGCTATTTGGACCGAGTATATTAGATTGAGGCACGCTATGGTAAAATGTGATGCGCTCTAGGTAGCGTTTCTTAGTTCGAATGCCTCTTGGCAAATGGTATTAACCGGGGCTAATGCCCTTCGGCTAATAAGTCATTCTGGTTAGGAAATCACCAAAAACCGGATCAGCCACAAGGCGTTAGCCGCGGTTAATACCGATCTCGGGAAGGTTACAATCATGAGAATCGCACTCGAAACCAATCAATAAACGCTACCTGGCGAAACAGAGTCAGGTAAGAGCGGCTGAAGGGAATCGAACCCTCGTCACCAGCTTGGGAAGCTGGGGTAATACCATTATACGACAGCCGCTGATTGCTGTAATAGACAGGCTAAAGCTCTGACAGGTTCAGGTCAAGTTATTTGACTGCCGACTTAGAGTGGTGCATCCAATATTTTCTCCAGCGATTTTGTACGATCGCTAAAATCGATCTCGACGGCACCATTCATTCCCTGGAAGACGATCTTATTGAAGCGGGGATCAATCTGCATTTGCAGGATCGTATCCTTCATGATGTTGTCTTTGAAGCCAATGGTATTTCCTGTTTTTGCATCGAGAATCTCAAACAGGAAGGAGTAACTTGTTTTTTTTGATTCGGTACGGATTTTACTTATGAAAATCAGGAAGGGAAGTTGGTACTGTGAGGTATTAACCCAGGATCGTTTCGGCAGGTTACGATTCCAGAGGATTTTTCCCGATTGTTTATCAACGCCGATTAAGTCATTGTCGACATGGACTACGTTTAAAAAGGAGTCACTCACATAAAAGTCATGTCTGACTGATCTTTTGCGAGGCGCCGTATAGGAAAAGTTAAAGTAGTAGTGGTCGTTATCAGAAAAACCGACGAACTTATTCAGTTTTGTGAGTAAATGATCGGGGAGTATCGTTTCGACAAGGGTCTCGCCTGTTTCCACATTTAAAACCCGCAGTCGGTTGGGCGGTAGTAAGATTGCGAGTTCTGTTGGAGAAATCTGAGTTGAGAAGCCCGAGTTTGAGATGGGTTCATCCAGCAGGAATCGGTCTGTAAGTGGGTCCCACAAACGGACGCGTTTTTCAGTTGTTGATGTTGTCTGGTAGAAGAGTTTTCGTCCAAATACATGCCGGGCGCGACTGTTTAAATCCAATTCGCCCTTTCGAATCAGTTCACCAGTGATGGAACTGTAGACATCGTAATTGGTTCGATTAATGTTGAAGGCGACGATCGCTTTTTGATCGCCGATCAGTCCCTTGCTGGAATCGCTCAGGTAACCGGATTTGGACGGGATGTTTTTGCGTTCCCAGAGCACTTTTCCGGTTGCCGGATTTAAGGCAAACAGTCGATTCGCCCACTGAAAGATACAGACGCGGGGGCCGGATGGCCCTACATAAAACAGGGATTGGGAAATGTTTAAATCGTCAAATTCCGTGGTCCAGAGCGGCTTGGAAATTTCATCTTGTAGTTGAATCAGTGAAATGCCATGAATTTTGCGGCTTGCCCCCAGCGGGATAAAGTGACCAACGCGCGTGTTCTGTGAATGATAGGGATAGGAGATGCGGTCTGAGGCATTGATCTTGCCGATTTGTTGTCCCGCGTGTTTATTGATCACATTGAGGATCGAGCCTTTTTTGAGCAGGATTTGAGAGATCTCAGGTGGCGGTAGAAATTTGCGTTCATAGTTTTGGTAGGGTTTTCCTGCTTCAGGAGCAGGCATGCCTGTATATGATTGCTTGATGGCGACATGGGAGATCTCTCGGTTAAGTGGTTGCATTATTTGAAAGATCGACCAGGTTTCCGAACCCCGATTGAATTGTTTGACATATTCAGAGCCCGTCATGCCGGAATCGAGCGTGATGTTTGCGAATTTTTCATCCAGTTCT
This genomic interval from Gimesia alba contains the following:
- the lysA gene encoding diaminopimelate decarboxylase; the protein is MNTFHYQNGELFCEDVPVSQLAEEYGTPLWVYSKSAFLSRLKEIQDAFAEVDPVICYSVKANGNLSILKTMNDAGSSFDVVSGGELFRVQQAGADTSRVVFAGVGKTDDEIRQALKADILMFDVESEAELDAIAAIAEEVGCVGRVALRLNPDIDAKTHHKTTTGKKGNKFGMDIERATELADKVLKDDRLELTGIHMHLGSPILSTDPYAKAVKKGAEVITQLREKGHNTNWLNLGGGFGISYKTDEGPSAQTYADVIVPTIKEIGCRLALEPGRFIAGNSGVLISQIVFTKREGGKLFYIQDGGMTDLVRPAMYDSYHRVWPVKPAVPMPFDCEGEIEGCEPADVVGPVCESCDYFAKDRYLPPMERGDYLCMFSAGAYGSVMSSNYNARPRSAEILVDGSNYQVIRRRETYEELIALEQS
- a CDS encoding glycine--tRNA ligase; this encodes MKKEMEKIVALCKRRGFVFQSSEIYGGLQGFWDYGPLGVELKRNVREAWWSDMITTHNELITPEGAPKPFSMTGVETTIIMHPSVWKSSGHFDLFHDFMVDSKESKARFRVDHVSVAVAYASDETPVACETYMADIGEEGLSKTKRKRLEKALAEYEKTQGLTPSESPEIRVCNLMDYSKMLVEAEIPATGKLEPRCPDTGGELTEPREFNLMFKTIIGALSGEEGTAFLRPETAQGMFVNFKNVVDSGRVKFPFGVAQIGKSFRNEITPRNYTFRSREFEQMEMEFFCHPDESFEWYKYWRDRRYAWYIKHGIDPGNLILRDHTPEELAHYSVGTADVEYAFPFMEENEYGELEGIAHRGDFDLRSHMEGKLIREGDQLVVEKNEHGQPKYKGSGKDLTYFDDQTRERFVPHVIEPAAGADRATLAFLCEAYYEDEQPDEKGKMQTRTVMRFHPKLAPVKAAVFPLIKKAGMPEVAASIYGKLRAAGIQAVYDQQGAIGRRYRRQDEIGTPYCLTVDGETEQDNCVTLRDRDSLEQVRIPVGDVVAEIQKRIHG
- the purD gene encoding phosphoribosylamine--glycine ligase, with amino-acid sequence MQTMKVLVIGQGGREHALVWKLAQSDSVSQVFCAPGNAGTQSEATNVAISVSDIPQMVAFAKEESIRLAVVGPEVPLVAGMADALRAEGIAVFGPSKAAAELEGSKSFAKQMMWKANVPTAKSETFSNFEAAEAYLEEREEQPLVIKADGLAAGKGVLICDTKQEALDGIKSLMKIKEFGDAGKTVIIEEKLIGQEVSILAIVSGSTIIPLETSQDHKAAHDGDKGPNTGGMGAYSPAPLVTDALMDEIIEKILVPMVNVMKIEDRPFNGVLYAGLMITNQGPKVLEFNVRFGDPEAQPVLMRLKTDLAQLLLAAAEERLDEIEPLEWDERPTVCVVMASEGYPGDYEKGRVIRGLGEAAELADTKVFHAGTTTKDGQVVTDGGRVLGVTAIGDSISDAKLKAYQAVKCIRWDGAWCRKDISDKAR
- a CDS encoding 2-phosphosulfolactate phosphatase — protein: MPTEIRTCLLPLLSKPEDYSGSVAVILDILRASSTISFALNSGATSVIPCEEIEEAQQVASELRQATGEEVLLGGERMGVMIEGFDLDNSPARYPAETVAGKQIVFTTSNGTRALKHAIQARRILIGSFLCLDAVVNELKNSDGLIYLVCAGTDGSVTGEDCLCAGAIAAELQDQIGQELAMDDSTRIVVDHYRSQIQHEEGVLMAIRASLGGRNLIRRGFEDDIRLCSERGLISAVPEYDHQSETITLAAGV
- a CDS encoding FAD-dependent oxidoreductase, whose amino-acid sequence is MANDKMDRRVFGKYLAGSTAAFVAGANGASAKEPVVDAITRPSNTMLLDGGGQSVWNSTAQHVRTSGWISPDGKVFHEAARNIPIVEEDEVIVCGGGPAGFAAALASARSGAKTRLLEVNGCVGGVWTAGALTLIIDAQNKPGIMREILQKLDDRGASNTLSNGSVAYDTEKTKLLLEDLLLEAGVKIQLHTRVVGAVTDINNRLSVIVTESKSGRQAWRAKSFIDCSGDGDLAAQAGCGYEFGQPGTGLTQPMSLMVLLTGVTTDGIARFVRGDAEPRKLGNPKKNLLAEFQRAGVDPSYGGPTIFRVRDGLYAMMANHEYGTLAIDAAHVTDATLQARREVHKLVNSLKTLGDPWTNLEIIATAEQIGTREGRRILGRYHVTAEDLKKGARFDDAICHVRFGIDVHSTNPGKTKAIEKKPFKSKPYDIPLRALIARDVTGLMMAGRCISGDFIAHSSYRVTGNAVAMGEAAGVASAVAASTGKLPHEVPFSDVSKQLAQLRSEKKTQQVKS
- a CDS encoding aspartate-semialdehyde dehydrogenase — protein: MFDTVAIIGATGAVGHIMRKLLEDRNFQAKQFRFLASARSAGKTLEFQGKTYTLEELTKDSFAGVELVIASTPDDVAAEFLPSAVEAGAIVIDESGYWRMKPEVALVIPEINPEAALEAKGIIASPNCSTTQMVMALKPLHDASPVKRVIVSTYQATSGAGVAGTSDLLEGSKAYLEGKEHDYQVFPHPIAFNAIPQIGSEKEDGYTSEEMKMVYETRKILGDETIQINPTCVRIPVANCHSETITVETERPISPEEARELFENFPGITVVDDLKNLSYPLPSSSDGSDEVYIGRIRRDISHPNGLSFWCVSDNLRKGAATNAVQIAELLAKHKACT